A section of the Triplophysa dalaica isolate WHDGS20190420 chromosome 8, ASM1584641v1, whole genome shotgun sequence genome encodes:
- the map2 gene encoding microtubule-associated protein 2 isoform X20, with the protein MADGRQPEDSAPQWSTPGAQGSSSPGGHGENGFSSSYRACQPGGAHAGSATAYAKENGFNGDLTSGHAVTAEQVSARIVQEVTAEAVAVLKGEQELNPDSAVRLPSVEDSANLPPSPPPSPAAEHFGPLEQDVGDEEEAGPLRRFQNSRERCKFLAPSISVSVPEDDPYHSDEEYYEHPLFSPEWTRSGSRPPGQAAAFRQIEEEETIESLSAAEEEEEETSEAAATAAALEEQEEEEEEEEEQWSGEEPEQESPSELPERAEVIGEAQALPGLQSEVHTQAAIAANKAPNGRVEEAGGHESPAEALKMEAERTDPIGMDFTESAMHLDDLPSYESLARDTDMPESPFAKTYPMRDFELPPSGLGHAKEPLEAPLERPDGQSCDVIEPLTEKTCDLSNIHKTESGHAQDKQMEVTAMAKPDELEGDMKDKSGMSAYFETTTIKTDAARSQGEGYYELSTTSEEQKVSLGNLPLPEISYSSLAQTQFLEVNPDLSKSTADTIKTTSPVDRRDDSRLSPGKLALEQRSYSLNITIGAMDHDVQGRPRNFSPLATDIMSHTSGSLDESADYLPATTPSVDKIPQFPSTIMETTTPSSPPAQTTVSDGSKSPQAESPESPVQVKGFYKNGTVMAPDLPEMLDLAGSRSRLASDNADPEMLRRKSVPMDMTSMVSDSLEYLLKSEPSQMAAKREMQLEEQGYCVFSEYSGPMPSPADVHSPMDTSPHIFNTVISEEKELGFVGERECLWSDDLKTEELVAPQVKEEEVMRSKEDSFERESAVAEKSTTETQQDKVDPFKAETLQEISVTSPENENEHLDKQIETFITPKVTVTLEDAKPDLDAIFAAETEAEIADYERQIRKLEMEDRPLSMEEERELQELREKVKNKPDLVHQEAYEEVDAEDVYQLTGVAKDRIARPLRPSPASSVESATEEEKIHIVETEKPKSPEVLKADPNRLSPVGSFEKYFREERPSEQEVKQKDTVESLKEKAVEEQPTPAFSKTEEKPSEQQVIQKDTIVESLEEKPVEEQPHPVPSETAEAPVDTTVIQEIEEDVEIAEEPEEIIPETKPALEEKPVADKLEPDEIAVEKDEVNVVENEELEEELLEGAKAAEDIVESRAAIESVVMVEDDFITVVQTIDEGEVSGHSVRFSAPNEEERPKLLDEEEEEESVEMAQEVEIEAASVEEIVDVPEQNEPPVCPVKEIEIQESEAPSQSYDDYKDETTIDDSILDSSWMDTQDDDKSLATEKIEPLPKASPVKKPHAEKPVKQKTKGSRVKGRIMTPERKHVRKEPVPIQKEEMKKKKAVIKKPDFTKKSDIQTCSPSRKGVVKTTVRHPRPTQHHACVKRKPTVSADGRLPFSVARHSRDRASTSNSTTLTKIPTSKMRAAALVPARPYTVCSSNKNSPMGEGDLNEPRPSSAGQQVSVNVLVVKDGGSRSPEKRSSLPRPASILTRRQHTGDHEESSTSITSSGSTAPRRPTCTEAARSRSVGNSTPRTPGSTAITPGTPPSYSCRTPGTPRTPGTPKSLSLLSQEKKVAILRTPPKSPATTPKQLRILNQPLPDLKNVKSKIGSTDNIKYQPKGGQIQILNKKLDLGHVSSKCRSKDNLKHSPQGGNVHIPTNKIDLSHVTSKCGSLDNIRHKPGGGNVRIGSVKLDFREKAHAKVGSLDNAHHTPGGGQIQIESHKLMFRDTAKARVDHGADIVIETAGLSGGTSPHRHSHMSSSGSINMLESPQLATLAEDVTAALAKQGL; encoded by the exons AACAAGTGTCAGCGCGGATCGTGCAGGAGGTAACAGCTGAAGCGGTCGCGGTTCTCAAAGGAGAGCAGGAGCTGAATCCGGACTCTGCCGTCAGGCTGCCCTCAG TGGAAGACTCTGCAAACCTGCCGCCCTCTCCTCCACCGTCTCCGGCAGCAGAGCATTTTGGACCGCTGGAACAAG ATGTAGGGGATGAGGAGGAAGCAGGTCCTCTCCGCCGCTTCCAAAATTCTCGCGAGAGGTGCAAGTTCCTCGCCCCCTCCATCTCAGTGTCTGTGCCTGAGGATGACCCCTACCACTCTGATGAGGAATACTATGAACACCCTTTATTCAGCCCAGAGTGGACGCGCTCGGGCTCTCGCCCCCCAGGGCAGGCCGCCGCGTTTAGACAGATCGAAG AAGAGGAGACCATAGAGAGTCTCTCAGCTgcggaggaggaagaggaggagactTCGGAAGCcgcagcaacagcagcagctCTAGAGGAacaggaggaggaagaggaggaagaggaggagcaGTGGAGTGGGGAGGAGCCTGAACAGGAATCCCCATCCGAGCTCCCAGAACGGGCAGAGGTCATAGGCGAGGCCCAGGCTCTGCCCGGCCTGCAGTCCGAGGTTCATACACAGGCAGCTATAGCTGCCAACAAGGCCCCTAATGGGCGAGTTGAGGAGGCAGGGGGGCATGAAAGCCCTGCAGAAG CTTTGAAGATGGAAGCGGAGAGGACAGATCCCATTGGCATGGACTTCACTGAATCTGCAATGCACCTAGATGATCTCCCATCCTACGAGAGTCTTGCCAGAGACACAGATATGCCAGAAAGCCCCTTTGCTAAAACATATCCCATGCGGGATTTTGAATTGCCTCCAAGTGGCCTGGGTCATGCCAAAGAACCTTTAGAAGCTCCATTGGAAAGGCCTGATGGGCAGAGTTGTGACGTGATAGAGCCTTTAACCGAAAAAACATGTGACTTAAGCAATATACACAAGACTGAATCAGGTCATGCACAAGACAAACAAATGGAAGTCACAGCCATGGCAAAACCTGATGAACTAGAAGGGGACATGAAGGACAAATCTGGAATGTCTGCTTATTTTGAGACCACTACAATTAAGACCGATGCTGCCAGGTCTCAAGGGGAAGGTTATTATGAGCTGAGTACTACATCGGAGGAGCAGAAAGTCTCTCTTGGTAACCTCCCGCTTCCTGAAATCAGCTACAGTTCCCTAGCTCAAACACAGTTCTTGGAAGTCAATCCGGATCTTTCAAAAAGTACTGCAGACACAATTAAGACTACTTCACCGGTAGACAGAAGAGATGACAGTAGGCTGTCTCCTGGAAAACTGGCTCTAGAGCAGAGAAGCTACTCTTTGAATATCACCATTGGTGCAATGGATCATGATGTCCAAGGGCGACCCAGGAACTTCTCTCCGTTAGCTACCGACATCATGTCTCATACTAGCGGGAGCCTTGACGAATCTGCTGATTATCTTCCTGCCACCACTCCGTCAGTGGATAAAATACCTCAATTTCCTTCTACGATCATGGAGACAACTACTCCATCATCTCCACCTGCCCAAACCACAGTCAGTGATGGCAGTAAGAGTCCACAAGCTGAGTCCCCAGAATCACCTGTCCAAGTGAAGGGCTTTTACAAGAACGGCACAGTCATGGCCCCAGATCTGCCTGAAATGTTGGATCTGGCCGGATCGCGATCAAGGCTAGCATCTGACAATGCTGATCCAGAAATGTTGAGGAGGAAGTCTGTTCCTATGGACATGACTTCTATGGTGAGTGATTCCTTAGAATATTTACTGAAAAGTGAGCCGAGTCAAATGGCCGCAAAGAGGGAAATGCAACTGGAGGAGCAAGGTTATTGTGTCTTTAGTGAATACTCTGGTCCTATGCCATCCCCTGCAGATGTGCACAGTCCAATGGATACTTCTCCTCATATCTTTAACACTGTGATTTCAGAGGAGAAGGAACTTGGTTTTGTTGGTGAAAGGGAGTGTTTGTGGTCTGATGATCTGAAGACAGAAGAGTTAGTTGCACCACaagtaaaagaagaagaagtAATGCGAAGTAAGGAAGATTCATTTGAAAGAGAGAGTGCAGTTGCTGAAAAATCTACTACTGAGACTCAGCAAGATAAAGTTGATCCCTTCAAGGCTGAAACTTTGCAAGAAATTAGTGTAACGTCACCTGAAAATGAGAACGAACACTTAGACAAACAAATTGAAACTTTTATTACCCCAAAGGTGACTGTTACTCTGGAAGATGCAAAGCCTGACCTTGATGCTATATTTGCAGCTGAAACAGAAGCCGAAATAGCTGACTACGAGAGGCAAATACGCAAATTAGAAATGGAGGACCGCCCTTTAAGCATGGAGGAGGAAAGAGAGCTCCAAGAGCTCAGAGAGAAGGTTAAGAATAAACCAGACCTTGTTCACCAGGAAGCCTATGAAGAGGTTGATGCGGAAGATGTGTATCAACTCACTGGAGTTGCGAAGGACAGGATTGCCAGACCTCTCAGACCATCCCCAGCATCTTCAGTAGAAAGTGCTACAGAGGAGGAGAAAATCCACATTGTTGAGACTGAAAAACCTAAATCACCAGAGGTTCTAAAAGCAGATCCTAATAGATTATCCCCCGTTGGATCTTTTGAGAAGTATTTTAGAGAGGAGAGGCCTTCTGAGCAGGAGGTAAAGCAGAAAGACACAGTGGAATCCCTCAAGGAGAAAGCTGTTGAGGAGCAACCAACACCAGCTTTTTCAAAGACAGAGGAGAAACCTTCTGAGCAACAGGTAATTCAGAAAGATACTATCGTGGAGTCCCTTGAAGAAAAACCTGTGGAGGAGCAACCTCACCCAGTACCTTCAGAGACAGCGGAGGCTCCTGTAGACACCACTGTAATTCAAGAAATTGAGGAAGATGTTGAAATTGCTGAGGAGCCTGAAGAGATCATCCCAGAAACAAAACCAGCCCTAGAAGAGAAACCAGTGGCAGACAAATTGGAGCCAGATGAGATTGCAGTAGAGAAAGATGAGGTTAATGTTGTTGAGAATGAAGAACTTGAGGAGGAATTATTGGAAGGAGCCAAGGCAGCAGAGGACATTGTTGAGTCTCGAGCTGCAATTGAGTCAGTTGTGATGGTGGAAGATGATTTCATTACAGTGGTGCAGACCATTGATGAAGGAGAGGTCTCTGGACACAGTGTACGCTTCTCGGCCCCCAATGAAGAGGAACGTCCAAAACTCCTcgatgaagaagaggaggaggagtcTGTGGAGATGGCACAAGAAGTTGAAATAGAGGCTGCAAGTGTAGAAGAAATTGTAGATGTCCCAGAGCAAAATGAGCCTCCAGTTTGTCCAGTTAAAGAGATAGAAATACAAGAGAGTGAAGCACCATCTCAAAGCTATGATGACTACAAAGATGAAACTACCATTGATGACTCCATTTTAGACAGCTCCTGGATGGACACGCAAG ACGATGATAAGAGCTTAGCAACTGAGAAGATTGAGCCTCTACCCAAAGCCAGCCCTGTCAAGAAACCGCATGCAGAGAAACCGGTCAAACAGAAAACTAAGGGCAGCAGGGTCAAAGGACGAATCATGACCCCTGAGCGTAAACATGTTCGCAAGGAGCCGGTGCCCATCCAGAAAGAAGagatgaagaagaaaaaag CTGTGATTAAGAAGCCtgatttcacaaaaaaatctgatattcaGACGTGCTCTCCTTCGCGGAAGGGTGTTGTAAAGACTACCGTAAGGCACCCTAGACCTACCCAACATCACGCGTGTGTTAAGCGGAAACCCACAG TATCTGCAGATGGACGACTGCCCTTCAGTGTGGCCAGGCACTCCAGAGATCGGGCATCT ACCTCCAATTCCACAACACTAACAAAGATCCCCACCTCTAAAATGCGGGCAGCGGCCTTGGTGCCAGCCCGACCTTACACCGTCTGCTCCTCCAATAAAAACAGCCCAATGGGGGAGGGGGATCTTAATGAGCCCCGCCCTTCTTCAGCGGGTCAACAAGTTTCAGTAAACGTACTTGTAGTTAAG GATGGTGGATCTCGGAGCCCAGAGAAGAGGTCGTCCCTGCCACGGCCAGCATCCATACTTACTCGCCGCCAACATACAGGTGACCATGAGGAGAGCTCCACTTCTATCACCAGCTCTGGGTCCACAGCACCACGCAGGCCAACAT GCACAGAGGCTGCTCGCTCCCGCTCTGTTGGCAACTCCACACCCCGTACACCCGGCTCAACTGCCATCACTCCTGGCACCCCTCCAAGTTACTCCTGCCGTACCCCAGGGACACCTCGTACTCCAGGCACCCCTAAATCCCTCAGCCTGCTGTCCCAGGAAAAGAAAGTGGCCATCCTCCGCACACCTCCAAAATCCCCTGCCACTACACCCAAACAGCTGCGCATCTTAAACCAGCCGCTTCCTGACCTCAAGAACGTCAAGTCCAAGATCGGTTCTACTGACAACATCAAGTACCAGCCCAAAGGGGGCCAG attcaaATTTTAAACAAGAAGCTGGACTTAGGTCACGTATCGTCAAAGTGCAGATCCAAGGATAATCTGAAGCATTCACCTCAGGGAGGCAAT GTGCACATTCCGACCAATAAGATTGACCTAAGTCATGTGACCTCTAAGTGTGGATCATTGGACAACATCCGCCACAAGCCAG GGGGCGGTAATGTGCGCATTGGGAGCGTGAAGCTGGACTTTAGAGAAAAGGCCCATGCAAAGGTGGGTTCACTCGACAATGCCCACCACACTCCCGGAGGAGGACAGATACAG ATCGAAAGCCATAAGCTGATGTTCCGGGACACGGCAAAAGCACGGGTGGATCACGGGGCGGATATTGTGATTGAAACGGCTGGGCTGTCGGGCGGTACCTCCCCCCACCGTCACAGCCACATGTCCTCATCCGGAAGCATCAACATGCTTGAGTCGCCACAGCTGGCCACACTGGCGGAGGATGTGACCGCCGCCCTGGCTAAACAGGGCTTGTGA
- the map2 gene encoding microtubule-associated protein 2 isoform X13, translating into MADGRQPEDSAPQWSTPGAQGSSSPGGHGENGFSSSYRACQPGGAHAGSATAYAKENGFNGDLTSGHAVTAEQVSARIVQEVTAEAVAVLKGEQELNPDSAVRLPSVEDSANLPPSPPPSPAAEHFGPLEQEEETIESLSAAEEEEEETSEAAATAAALEEQEEEEEEEEEQWSGEEPEQESPSELPERAEVIGEAQALPGLQSEVHTQAAIAANKAPNGRVEEAGGHESPAEALKMEAERTDPIGMDFTESAMHLDDLPSYESLARDTDMPESPFAKTYPMRDFELPPSGLGHAKEPLEAPLERPDGQSCDVIEPLTEKTCDLSNIHKTESGHAQDKQMEVTAMAKPDELEGDMKDKSGMSAYFETTTIKTDAARSQGEGYYELSTTSEEQKVSLGNLPLPEISYSSLAQTQFLEVNPDLSKSTADTIKTTSPVDRRDDSRLSPGKLALEQRSYSLNITIGAMDHDVQGRPRNFSPLATDIMSHTSGSLDESADYLPATTPSVDKIPQFPSTIMETTTPSSPPAQTTVSDGSKSPQAESPESPVQVKGFYKNGTVMAPDLPEMLDLAGSRSRLASDNADPEMLRRKSVPMDMTSMVSDSLEYLLKSEPSQMAAKREMQLEEQGYCVFSEYSGPMPSPADVHSPMDTSPHIFNTVISEEKELGFVGERECLWSDDLKTEELVAPQVKEEEVMRSKEDSFERESAVAEKSTTETQQDKVDPFKAETLQEISVTSPENENEHLDKQIETFITPKVTVTLEDAKPDLDAIFAAETEAEIADYERQIRKLEMEDRPLSMEEERELQELREKVKNKPDLVHQEAYEEVDAEDVYQLTGVAKDRIARPLRPSPASSVESATEEEKIHIVETEKPKSPEVLKADPNRLSPVGSFEKYFREERPSEQEVKQKDTVESLKEKAVEEQPTPAFSKTEEKPSEQQVIQKDTIVESLEEKPVEEQPHPVPSETAEAPVDTTVIQEIEEDVEIAEEPEEIIPETKPALEEKPVADKLEPDEIAVEKDEVNVVENEELEEELLEGAKAAEDIVESRAAIESVVMVEDDFITVVQTIDEGEVSGHSVRFSAPNEEERPKLLDEEEEEESVEMAQEVEIEAASVEEIVDVPEQNEPPVCPVKEIEIQESEAPSQSYDDYKDETTIDDSILDSSWMDTQADDDKSLATEKIEPLPKASPVKKPHAEKPVKQKTKGSRVKGRIMTPERKHVRKEPVPIQKEEMKKKKAVIKKPDFTKKSDIQTCSPSRKGVVKTTVRHPRPTQHHACVKRKPTVSADGRLPFSVARHSRDRASTSNSTTLTKIPTSKMRAAALVPARPYTVCSSNKNSPMGEGDLNEPRPSSAGQQVSVNVLVVKDGGSRSPEKRSSLPRPASILTRRQHTGDHEESSTSITSSGSTAPRRPTSFRTEVRAEHRTGRSSSMTGTEAARSRSVGNSTPRTPGSTAITPGTPPSYSCRTPGTPRTPGTPKSLSLLSQEKKVAILRTPPKSPATTPKQLRILNQPLPDLKNVKSKIGSTDNIKYQPKGGQIQILNKKLDLGHVSSKCRSKDNLKHSPQGGNVHIPTNKIDLSHVTSKCGSLDNIRHKPGGGNVRIGSVKLDFREKAHAKVGSLDNAHHTPGGGQIQIESHKLMFRDTAKARVDHGADIVIETAGLSGGTSPHRHSHMSSSGSINMLESPQLATLAEDVTAALAKQGL; encoded by the exons AACAAGTGTCAGCGCGGATCGTGCAGGAGGTAACAGCTGAAGCGGTCGCGGTTCTCAAAGGAGAGCAGGAGCTGAATCCGGACTCTGCCGTCAGGCTGCCCTCAG TGGAAGACTCTGCAAACCTGCCGCCCTCTCCTCCACCGTCTCCGGCAGCAGAGCATTTTGGACCGCTGGAACAAG AAGAGGAGACCATAGAGAGTCTCTCAGCTgcggaggaggaagaggaggagactTCGGAAGCcgcagcaacagcagcagctCTAGAGGAacaggaggaggaagaggaggaagaggaggagcaGTGGAGTGGGGAGGAGCCTGAACAGGAATCCCCATCCGAGCTCCCAGAACGGGCAGAGGTCATAGGCGAGGCCCAGGCTCTGCCCGGCCTGCAGTCCGAGGTTCATACACAGGCAGCTATAGCTGCCAACAAGGCCCCTAATGGGCGAGTTGAGGAGGCAGGGGGGCATGAAAGCCCTGCAGAAG CTTTGAAGATGGAAGCGGAGAGGACAGATCCCATTGGCATGGACTTCACTGAATCTGCAATGCACCTAGATGATCTCCCATCCTACGAGAGTCTTGCCAGAGACACAGATATGCCAGAAAGCCCCTTTGCTAAAACATATCCCATGCGGGATTTTGAATTGCCTCCAAGTGGCCTGGGTCATGCCAAAGAACCTTTAGAAGCTCCATTGGAAAGGCCTGATGGGCAGAGTTGTGACGTGATAGAGCCTTTAACCGAAAAAACATGTGACTTAAGCAATATACACAAGACTGAATCAGGTCATGCACAAGACAAACAAATGGAAGTCACAGCCATGGCAAAACCTGATGAACTAGAAGGGGACATGAAGGACAAATCTGGAATGTCTGCTTATTTTGAGACCACTACAATTAAGACCGATGCTGCCAGGTCTCAAGGGGAAGGTTATTATGAGCTGAGTACTACATCGGAGGAGCAGAAAGTCTCTCTTGGTAACCTCCCGCTTCCTGAAATCAGCTACAGTTCCCTAGCTCAAACACAGTTCTTGGAAGTCAATCCGGATCTTTCAAAAAGTACTGCAGACACAATTAAGACTACTTCACCGGTAGACAGAAGAGATGACAGTAGGCTGTCTCCTGGAAAACTGGCTCTAGAGCAGAGAAGCTACTCTTTGAATATCACCATTGGTGCAATGGATCATGATGTCCAAGGGCGACCCAGGAACTTCTCTCCGTTAGCTACCGACATCATGTCTCATACTAGCGGGAGCCTTGACGAATCTGCTGATTATCTTCCTGCCACCACTCCGTCAGTGGATAAAATACCTCAATTTCCTTCTACGATCATGGAGACAACTACTCCATCATCTCCACCTGCCCAAACCACAGTCAGTGATGGCAGTAAGAGTCCACAAGCTGAGTCCCCAGAATCACCTGTCCAAGTGAAGGGCTTTTACAAGAACGGCACAGTCATGGCCCCAGATCTGCCTGAAATGTTGGATCTGGCCGGATCGCGATCAAGGCTAGCATCTGACAATGCTGATCCAGAAATGTTGAGGAGGAAGTCTGTTCCTATGGACATGACTTCTATGGTGAGTGATTCCTTAGAATATTTACTGAAAAGTGAGCCGAGTCAAATGGCCGCAAAGAGGGAAATGCAACTGGAGGAGCAAGGTTATTGTGTCTTTAGTGAATACTCTGGTCCTATGCCATCCCCTGCAGATGTGCACAGTCCAATGGATACTTCTCCTCATATCTTTAACACTGTGATTTCAGAGGAGAAGGAACTTGGTTTTGTTGGTGAAAGGGAGTGTTTGTGGTCTGATGATCTGAAGACAGAAGAGTTAGTTGCACCACaagtaaaagaagaagaagtAATGCGAAGTAAGGAAGATTCATTTGAAAGAGAGAGTGCAGTTGCTGAAAAATCTACTACTGAGACTCAGCAAGATAAAGTTGATCCCTTCAAGGCTGAAACTTTGCAAGAAATTAGTGTAACGTCACCTGAAAATGAGAACGAACACTTAGACAAACAAATTGAAACTTTTATTACCCCAAAGGTGACTGTTACTCTGGAAGATGCAAAGCCTGACCTTGATGCTATATTTGCAGCTGAAACAGAAGCCGAAATAGCTGACTACGAGAGGCAAATACGCAAATTAGAAATGGAGGACCGCCCTTTAAGCATGGAGGAGGAAAGAGAGCTCCAAGAGCTCAGAGAGAAGGTTAAGAATAAACCAGACCTTGTTCACCAGGAAGCCTATGAAGAGGTTGATGCGGAAGATGTGTATCAACTCACTGGAGTTGCGAAGGACAGGATTGCCAGACCTCTCAGACCATCCCCAGCATCTTCAGTAGAAAGTGCTACAGAGGAGGAGAAAATCCACATTGTTGAGACTGAAAAACCTAAATCACCAGAGGTTCTAAAAGCAGATCCTAATAGATTATCCCCCGTTGGATCTTTTGAGAAGTATTTTAGAGAGGAGAGGCCTTCTGAGCAGGAGGTAAAGCAGAAAGACACAGTGGAATCCCTCAAGGAGAAAGCTGTTGAGGAGCAACCAACACCAGCTTTTTCAAAGACAGAGGAGAAACCTTCTGAGCAACAGGTAATTCAGAAAGATACTATCGTGGAGTCCCTTGAAGAAAAACCTGTGGAGGAGCAACCTCACCCAGTACCTTCAGAGACAGCGGAGGCTCCTGTAGACACCACTGTAATTCAAGAAATTGAGGAAGATGTTGAAATTGCTGAGGAGCCTGAAGAGATCATCCCAGAAACAAAACCAGCCCTAGAAGAGAAACCAGTGGCAGACAAATTGGAGCCAGATGAGATTGCAGTAGAGAAAGATGAGGTTAATGTTGTTGAGAATGAAGAACTTGAGGAGGAATTATTGGAAGGAGCCAAGGCAGCAGAGGACATTGTTGAGTCTCGAGCTGCAATTGAGTCAGTTGTGATGGTGGAAGATGATTTCATTACAGTGGTGCAGACCATTGATGAAGGAGAGGTCTCTGGACACAGTGTACGCTTCTCGGCCCCCAATGAAGAGGAACGTCCAAAACTCCTcgatgaagaagaggaggaggagtcTGTGGAGATGGCACAAGAAGTTGAAATAGAGGCTGCAAGTGTAGAAGAAATTGTAGATGTCCCAGAGCAAAATGAGCCTCCAGTTTGTCCAGTTAAAGAGATAGAAATACAAGAGAGTGAAGCACCATCTCAAAGCTATGATGACTACAAAGATGAAACTACCATTGATGACTCCATTTTAGACAGCTCCTGGATGGACACGCAAG CAGACGATGATAAGAGCTTAGCAACTGAGAAGATTGAGCCTCTACCCAAAGCCAGCCCTGTCAAGAAACCGCATGCAGAGAAACCGGTCAAACAGAAAACTAAGGGCAGCAGGGTCAAAGGACGAATCATGACCCCTGAGCGTAAACATGTTCGCAAGGAGCCGGTGCCCATCCAGAAAGAAGagatgaagaagaaaaaag CTGTGATTAAGAAGCCtgatttcacaaaaaaatctgatattcaGACGTGCTCTCCTTCGCGGAAGGGTGTTGTAAAGACTACCGTAAGGCACCCTAGACCTACCCAACATCACGCGTGTGTTAAGCGGAAACCCACAG TATCTGCAGATGGACGACTGCCCTTCAGTGTGGCCAGGCACTCCAGAGATCGGGCATCT ACCTCCAATTCCACAACACTAACAAAGATCCCCACCTCTAAAATGCGGGCAGCGGCCTTGGTGCCAGCCCGACCTTACACCGTCTGCTCCTCCAATAAAAACAGCCCAATGGGGGAGGGGGATCTTAATGAGCCCCGCCCTTCTTCAGCGGGTCAACAAGTTTCAGTAAACGTACTTGTAGTTAAG GATGGTGGATCTCGGAGCCCAGAGAAGAGGTCGTCCCTGCCACGGCCAGCATCCATACTTACTCGCCGCCAACATACAGGTGACCATGAGGAGAGCTCCACTTCTATCACCAGCTCTGGGTCCACAGCACCACGCAGGCCAACAT CGTTCCGTACTGAAGTCAGAGCAGAGCACAGGACAGGCAGGTCTTCTAGTATGACAG GCACAGAGGCTGCTCGCTCCCGCTCTGTTGGCAACTCCACACCCCGTACACCCGGCTCAACTGCCATCACTCCTGGCACCCCTCCAAGTTACTCCTGCCGTACCCCAGGGACACCTCGTACTCCAGGCACCCCTAAATCCCTCAGCCTGCTGTCCCAGGAAAAGAAAGTGGCCATCCTCCGCACACCTCCAAAATCCCCTGCCACTACACCCAAACAGCTGCGCATCTTAAACCAGCCGCTTCCTGACCTCAAGAACGTCAAGTCCAAGATCGGTTCTACTGACAACATCAAGTACCAGCCCAAAGGGGGCCAG attcaaATTTTAAACAAGAAGCTGGACTTAGGTCACGTATCGTCAAAGTGCAGATCCAAGGATAATCTGAAGCATTCACCTCAGGGAGGCAAT GTGCACATTCCGACCAATAAGATTGACCTAAGTCATGTGACCTCTAAGTGTGGATCATTGGACAACATCCGCCACAAGCCAG GGGGCGGTAATGTGCGCATTGGGAGCGTGAAGCTGGACTTTAGAGAAAAGGCCCATGCAAAGGTGGGTTCACTCGACAATGCCCACCACACTCCCGGAGGAGGACAGATACAG ATCGAAAGCCATAAGCTGATGTTCCGGGACACGGCAAAAGCACGGGTGGATCACGGGGCGGATATTGTGATTGAAACGGCTGGGCTGTCGGGCGGTACCTCCCCCCACCGTCACAGCCACATGTCCTCATCCGGAAGCATCAACATGCTTGAGTCGCCACAGCTGGCCACACTGGCGGAGGATGTGACCGCCGCCCTGGCTAAACAGGGCTTGTGA